A part of Curtobacterium sp. MCLR17_036 genomic DNA contains:
- a CDS encoding extracellular solute-binding protein has protein sequence MTQRPPSLSRRQLLGFGLGTAAAGLLAGCAVPGSTNVNRAALVPTAASGETVQLTYWAWLKDLQKVCDVWNAQNPRIQVTANWIPGGNTGGYQKMYSALAAGGGPDIGQVELRQIPEFMLANGLVDLARYGAKDHQAKYDDAAWAQVSFLDGVYGIPQDTGPMGFYYQTALLEQAGGEPPATWDAWRDLADKVRSTGRRNYLEVFPVADASPFAAYVQQAGARWFRTDGDEWVVDMTDDTTMMVAEFFDGVIDDDLVDTSAGAFTPGWYASAASGGVAAVTSASWADALIQSVQGGEGKWQVAPMQTWGDTGSGSSAIGGSTAAVLANAQHPAEALEFITWMTTSKEGIDAMIEYCGIGWSPAKDYIGQARQEPSEWFSGQRYNEEVFVPAAKEQNIDWSWSPVTQSAFTSLQNQFRRKLTGGLKLTDAVELAQREIVQSFRDKGLGVRTAR, from the coding sequence ATGACGCAGCGCCCACCATCCCTCTCCAGACGACAGCTGTTGGGCTTCGGCCTCGGCACCGCGGCGGCCGGACTGCTCGCCGGGTGCGCGGTCCCCGGCTCGACCAACGTGAACCGGGCGGCGCTCGTCCCCACCGCCGCCTCCGGCGAGACCGTTCAGCTCACCTACTGGGCGTGGCTCAAGGACCTGCAGAAGGTCTGCGACGTCTGGAACGCGCAGAACCCGCGCATCCAGGTCACCGCGAACTGGATCCCCGGCGGCAACACCGGCGGCTACCAGAAGATGTACTCCGCGCTCGCGGCCGGCGGCGGCCCGGACATCGGGCAGGTCGAGCTCCGGCAGATCCCCGAGTTCATGCTCGCGAACGGCCTGGTCGACCTCGCTCGCTACGGCGCGAAGGACCACCAGGCGAAGTACGACGACGCCGCCTGGGCGCAGGTCTCGTTCCTCGACGGCGTCTACGGGATCCCGCAGGACACCGGCCCGATGGGCTTCTACTACCAGACCGCACTGCTCGAGCAGGCCGGCGGCGAGCCCCCGGCGACCTGGGACGCGTGGCGCGACCTCGCCGACAAGGTCCGCTCGACGGGCAGGCGGAACTACCTCGAGGTGTTCCCGGTCGCGGACGCGTCGCCCTTCGCGGCGTACGTGCAGCAGGCCGGAGCGCGGTGGTTCCGGACCGACGGCGACGAGTGGGTCGTCGACATGACGGACGACACGACGATGATGGTCGCCGAGTTCTTCGACGGCGTCATCGACGACGACCTCGTCGACACGAGCGCCGGTGCGTTCACCCCCGGCTGGTACGCGTCCGCCGCGAGCGGCGGGGTCGCCGCCGTGACGAGCGCAAGCTGGGCCGACGCCCTGATCCAGTCCGTGCAGGGCGGCGAGGGCAAGTGGCAGGTCGCCCCGATGCAGACGTGGGGCGACACCGGCTCCGGCTCGAGTGCGATCGGCGGTTCGACGGCCGCGGTCCTCGCCAACGCGCAGCACCCGGCAGAGGCACTCGAGTTCATCACCTGGATGACCACGTCGAAGGAGGGCATCGACGCGATGATCGAGTACTGCGGCATCGGCTGGTCGCCCGCGAAGGACTACATCGGCCAGGCCCGACAGGAGCCGTCCGAGTGGTTCTCGGGCCAGCGGTACAACGAAGAGGTCTTCGTCCCTGCGGCGAAGGAACAGAACATCGACTGGTCGTGGTCACCGGTGACGCAGTCGGCGTTCACGAGCCTGCAGAACCAGTTCCG
- a CDS encoding MFS transporter, protein MPTTDVRRRTPAATTPVPARAWTMLALGVAAQAAGTLVVSAPALLIPHLHAHGTSLPVAGLLAAAPTFGMVLTLIAWGAVTDRFGERIVIAGGLVLTTVAVVGAWLAAGDPVLLGLAFLAGGMTSASTNAASGRVVVGWFPKERRGLAMGIRQMSQPLGVTLAAVTVPQLAEGSGIRAALVLPIVLCAVLAVACAIGIQDPPRPTRSAVAESVTTNPYRSSGFLWRVHAVSVLLVVPQFTLSTYGLVWLVGLGWSTPAAGLLVGASQFVGAVGRILVGGWSDRAGSRVGPLRIVAVGAAVVMAVLAVVDATHLAGAAVFLVLATSVTVADNGLAYTSVAEAAGPFWSGRALGAQNTGQFVAASAVGPGVGALVTAFGFAASFGLVAVLPLLALPLVPRAYRSHD, encoded by the coding sequence ATGCCCACGACCGACGTCCGGCGACGGACCCCCGCCGCGACGACGCCCGTGCCGGCCCGCGCGTGGACGATGCTCGCCCTCGGGGTCGCGGCGCAGGCAGCCGGGACGCTCGTCGTGTCCGCCCCGGCGCTGCTCATCCCCCACCTGCACGCGCACGGCACGTCGCTCCCCGTGGCGGGACTGCTCGCGGCCGCGCCGACCTTCGGCATGGTGCTGACGCTCATCGCCTGGGGAGCGGTCACGGACCGCTTCGGCGAGCGCATCGTCATCGCCGGCGGCCTCGTGCTCACGACGGTGGCGGTCGTCGGCGCGTGGCTCGCGGCTGGCGATCCGGTGCTGCTCGGCCTGGCGTTCCTGGCCGGCGGCATGACGAGCGCGTCGACGAACGCCGCGAGCGGACGCGTCGTCGTCGGGTGGTTCCCGAAGGAGCGACGCGGACTGGCGATGGGGATCCGGCAGATGTCACAGCCGCTCGGGGTGACGCTGGCGGCCGTGACGGTCCCGCAGCTCGCCGAGGGCTCGGGGATCCGCGCCGCCCTGGTGCTGCCGATCGTGCTCTGCGCGGTGCTGGCGGTCGCCTGCGCGATCGGCATCCAGGACCCGCCGAGGCCCACCCGGTCCGCGGTCGCCGAGTCGGTCACGACCAACCCCTACCGGTCGAGCGGATTCCTGTGGCGGGTGCACGCGGTGTCGGTCCTGCTCGTGGTGCCGCAGTTCACCCTGTCGACCTACGGACTGGTCTGGCTCGTCGGCCTCGGCTGGTCCACGCCGGCCGCCGGGCTCCTGGTCGGCGCGTCGCAGTTCGTCGGTGCCGTCGGGAGGATCCTGGTCGGCGGCTGGAGCGACCGTGCGGGCTCCCGGGTCGGGCCGCTGCGGATCGTCGCGGTGGGCGCCGCCGTCGTGATGGCGGTGCTGGCGGTCGTCGACGCGACGCACCTGGCCGGCGCGGCGGTCTTCCTGGTGCTCGCGACGAGCGTCACCGTCGCCGACAACGGGTTGGCGTACACGTCGGTGGCCGAGGCAGCGGGGCCGTTCTGGTCCGGCCGGGCGCTCGGCGCGCAGAACACCGGGCAGTTCGTCGCCGCGAGCGCCGTCGGCCCCGGGGTCGGCGCGCTCGTCACGGCGTTCGGCTTCGCGGCGTCGTTCGGCCTGGTCGCCGTGCTGCCGCTGCTGGCGCTGCCGTTGGTGCCGCGCGCCTACCGCTCGCACGACTGA
- a CDS encoding GntR family transcriptional regulator, producing MTDTTDAAPVSQTAQLYDNLRAAILTLDIAPGERISERGLEARFHASRTPVRAALSRLEREGLILHEGRSWTVTPIDLDEIASLAELRGILEPAAVRLAVERASAEQLAEVRGHLDALRPTPDQQAGIRMGSTFHLDLAALGGNRFVTDAIADALTRLERTRWIEVRTPEARDAAWQEHSAIIDAVRDGDADRAADLVAAHVAGTNDRLLGWIAQERRRLRGAGMTIVGATER from the coding sequence GTGACCGACACGACCGACGCCGCCCCCGTGTCGCAGACGGCCCAGCTCTACGACAACCTCCGCGCGGCCATCCTCACGCTCGACATCGCACCGGGTGAGCGGATCTCGGAGCGCGGTCTCGAGGCTCGGTTCCACGCCTCGCGCACCCCCGTCCGTGCCGCGCTGTCCCGGCTCGAGCGCGAGGGACTCATCCTGCACGAGGGGCGCTCGTGGACGGTCACACCGATCGACCTCGACGAGATCGCCTCGCTCGCAGAGCTCCGCGGGATCCTCGAGCCGGCGGCCGTCCGGCTCGCCGTCGAGCGGGCCAGTGCCGAGCAGCTCGCCGAGGTCCGCGGGCACCTCGACGCCCTCCGTCCGACCCCGGACCAGCAGGCCGGCATCCGGATGGGCTCGACGTTCCACCTCGACCTCGCGGCCCTCGGCGGCAACCGGTTCGTCACCGACGCCATCGCCGACGCCCTGACCCGCCTGGAACGCACCCGGTGGATCGAGGTCCGCACCCCCGAGGCGCGCGACGCCGCCTGGCAGGAGCACAGCGCCATCATCGACGCCGTGCGCGACGGCGACGCCGACCGGGCAGCGGACCTCGTGGCGGCCCACGTCGCCGGCACGAACGACCGCCTGCTCGGCTGGATCGCCCAGGAGCGACGCCGGCTGCGCGGAGCGGGCATGACGATCGTCGGCGCCACCGAGCGCTGA
- a CDS encoding LacI family DNA-binding transcriptional regulator yields the protein MADQRTAPPTVYDVASAAGVSIATVSRVLRTPDAVREGTRDRVQAAIRSLGYVPSGNARGLAGKRTGVVGLLLPGFDVVPDERPDLVTDGGVRVVDDRRHMTQPFSSNLYFDEVLRGAETEAWQRGLALMVAAGRGSSRDVIVNDVAGRVDGLAVLAQTVPDDLLEHVARRIPVVVLADDRRSHGFDSVSVDNAAGMRTLASHVIGRLGIRSLAYLAGPIDSPDDMERSAGFRAALDDHGVPASSVRIVHGDFGRARARELAASLLAGDVPRAILCSNDQSALGVLEAAAARGVRVPDDVVVTGFDGIDAGRFAAPRLTTVHQPMGALGRAAVLAIVDRLERPDGPPRAVRLPVEVLLRESCPPSLQP from the coding sequence TTGGCCGACCAGCGCACCGCACCTCCCACGGTCTACGACGTCGCCTCTGCGGCGGGCGTCTCCATCGCCACCGTGTCGCGCGTGCTCCGCACGCCGGACGCCGTCCGCGAGGGCACCCGCGACCGCGTGCAGGCGGCGATCCGGAGTCTCGGCTACGTGCCCTCCGGCAACGCCCGGGGCCTCGCCGGCAAGCGCACCGGTGTGGTCGGCCTGCTGCTGCCGGGGTTCGACGTGGTGCCGGACGAGCGCCCCGATCTCGTCACCGACGGCGGCGTCCGCGTGGTCGACGACCGGCGGCACATGACGCAGCCGTTCTCGTCGAACCTGTACTTCGACGAGGTCCTGCGCGGTGCCGAGACCGAGGCCTGGCAGCGCGGCCTCGCCCTGATGGTCGCCGCGGGGCGCGGTTCGTCGCGCGACGTCATCGTCAACGACGTCGCCGGTCGGGTGGACGGCCTCGCGGTGCTGGCGCAGACCGTGCCGGACGACCTGCTCGAACACGTCGCGCGCCGCATCCCCGTGGTGGTGCTCGCCGACGACCGCCGGTCACACGGCTTCGACTCGGTGAGCGTGGACAACGCCGCCGGGATGCGCACGCTGGCGTCGCACGTGATCGGGCGGCTCGGCATCCGGTCGCTCGCGTACCTGGCGGGCCCGATCGACTCGCCCGACGACATGGAGCGCTCGGCCGGGTTCCGGGCGGCGCTCGACGACCACGGTGTGCCGGCGTCGTCGGTGCGGATCGTGCACGGCGACTTCGGACGGGCACGGGCGCGGGAGCTCGCGGCGTCGCTGCTGGCGGGCGACGTGCCGCGGGCGATCCTGTGCTCGAACGACCAGTCGGCGCTCGGGGTGCTCGAGGCCGCCGCCGCGCGGGGCGTCCGGGTCCCCGATGACGTCGTCGTGACGGGGTTCGACGGCATCGACGCGGGGCGGTTCGCGGCACCGCGGCTCACCACCGTGCACCAGCCGATGGGGGCGCTCGGCCGTGCCGCGGTGCTCGCGATCGTGGACCGGTTGGAGCGTCCGGACGGGCCGCCGCGTGCGGTGCGGCTGCCGGTCGAGGTGCTGCTGCGCGAGAGCTGCCCGCCGTCGCTCCAGCCGTAG
- a CDS encoding ABC transporter substrate-binding protein — translation MTLPPQRTRGPRDPGHRRGGRLAAALAGLAVVALVATGCSIQVRSEPDPTIGKDTMLINADRGNPLFDRNFNPYIPNARTASKWMYEPLIEVNPLDGKRNPWLASAWSQPDAKTIDMTIRSGVEWSDGSPFSAQDVVFTFDLLKKFPAMDVKGAWQHIERIEQDGDHVVFHLKSEDVPSLTIIGQTYILGEDHWGGVKDPTTWRDPNPVGTGPFVLGNYTDQQYSMDKNPRYWQADEIAIKHLILPATNTQLDTVTRGYDWAYSFISDVEGTWGAASETNQYWFPPGGITGLIPNLTKAPLNDVNVRRGISLALDRDAIAETATEGNLQAAAQTGLILPNQERYVNDAIPDKGMVTQDADAAKAAFAKAGYREQGGKLVKDGKQLQIAITTANGYSDWLRAVQEVRRNLTAIGIDVTIKAPQPAGYQQAINNGQFDMAMGGMGNGDVYQAFNSLMSTEFYQPVGKSTVNNYERYKNADTQELLDEYKATTDTTRQQEILDQLQQIVYDELPVIGMYYGGLWGLFNTGKFVGWPSAQDPYMAPQNYDSAPLLIFTKLRLRDSAAGKEILQQQNGEQQEDAK, via the coding sequence ATGACGCTTCCCCCACAGCGCACGCGCGGCCCGCGCGACCCGGGCCACCGCCGAGGCGGCCGCCTCGCCGCGGCCCTCGCCGGGCTCGCCGTCGTGGCCCTCGTGGCCACCGGCTGCAGCATCCAGGTCCGCTCCGAGCCCGACCCCACCATCGGCAAGGACACGATGCTCATCAACGCGGACCGCGGCAACCCGCTGTTCGACCGCAACTTCAACCCGTACATCCCGAACGCCCGGACGGCCTCCAAGTGGATGTACGAGCCCCTCATCGAGGTCAACCCCCTCGACGGCAAGCGCAACCCGTGGCTCGCCAGCGCGTGGAGCCAGCCCGACGCGAAGACGATCGACATGACGATCCGTTCCGGCGTCGAGTGGTCCGACGGTTCGCCGTTCAGTGCGCAGGACGTCGTCTTCACCTTCGACCTGCTCAAGAAGTTCCCCGCCATGGACGTCAAGGGCGCCTGGCAGCACATCGAGCGCATCGAGCAGGACGGTGACCACGTCGTCTTCCACCTCAAGAGCGAGGACGTCCCGAGCCTGACGATCATCGGGCAGACGTACATCCTCGGCGAGGACCACTGGGGCGGCGTGAAGGACCCGACGACCTGGCGCGACCCGAACCCGGTCGGCACCGGTCCGTTCGTCCTCGGCAACTACACCGACCAGCAGTACTCGATGGACAAGAACCCGAGGTACTGGCAGGCCGACGAGATCGCCATCAAGCACCTCATCCTGCCGGCGACGAACACCCAGCTCGACACCGTCACACGCGGTTACGACTGGGCGTACTCGTTCATCTCCGATGTCGAGGGCACGTGGGGAGCCGCTTCCGAGACGAACCAGTACTGGTTCCCACCGGGCGGCATCACCGGCCTCATCCCGAACCTGACGAAGGCGCCCTTGAACGACGTGAACGTCCGTCGGGGGATCTCCCTGGCCCTCGACCGCGACGCGATCGCCGAGACGGCGACCGAGGGCAACCTGCAGGCAGCGGCGCAGACCGGGCTCATCCTGCCGAACCAGGAGCGCTACGTGAACGACGCGATCCCGGACAAGGGCATGGTGACGCAGGACGCCGACGCCGCGAAGGCAGCGTTCGCGAAGGCCGGCTACCGCGAGCAAGGCGGCAAACTCGTCAAGGACGGCAAGCAGCTCCAGATCGCCATCACGACCGCGAACGGGTACTCCGACTGGCTCCGCGCCGTGCAGGAGGTCCGCCGCAACCTCACCGCGATCGGCATCGACGTCACCATCAAGGCCCCGCAGCCCGCCGGCTACCAGCAGGCGATCAACAACGGGCAGTTCGACATGGCGATGGGCGGCATGGGCAACGGCGACGTGTACCAGGCCTTCAACTCCCTGATGTCCACCGAGTTCTACCAGCCGGTCGGCAAGTCGACCGTCAACAACTACGAGCGCTACAAGAACGCCGACACCCAGGAGCTCCTCGACGAGTACAAGGCGACGACGGACACCACGCGGCAGCAGGAGATCCTCGACCAGCTGCAGCAGATCGTGTACGACGAGCTGCCCGTCATCGGCATGTACTACGGCGGGCTCTGGGGCCTGTTCAACACCGGCAAGTTCGTCGGTTGGCCCAGCGCTCAGGACCCCTACATGGCGCCGCAGAACTACGACTCGGCTCCGCTGCTCATCTTCACCAAGCTCCGGTTGCGCGACAGCGCGGCGGGCAAGGAGATCCTGCAGCAGCAGAACGGCGAGCAGCAGGAGGACGCAAAGTGA
- a CDS encoding ABC transporter permease, with product MKYVLQKLVLFVLTLWAAVTLNFVLPRLMPGSPADAALAKLSQNGPVTDATKKAIEAQLGVPTGNVWDQYVSYLHQVITLDFGTSYTFYPQPVGDLVAKALPYTLILVGAVTILAFVLGTLIGVAAAWKRGTWLDSLPTLSGSFMSTFPYFWTALLLLFFLGYVLHWFPTTGAYSATTTPGLNGAFLGDALQHAVLPAVTILVTSLGGWIIGMRNAMINTLGDDYVTFAEANGLRGRTVAVRYAARNAILPNLTGFGLALGGVVGGSVLVEQVFGYPGIGYLLFNAVIGQDYPLMQALFLMITVSVLIANFIVDVMYGVLDPRTRR from the coding sequence GTGAAGTACGTCCTGCAGAAACTCGTCCTCTTCGTCCTGACGCTGTGGGCCGCGGTCACGCTCAACTTCGTGCTCCCGCGCCTGATGCCCGGCAGCCCGGCCGACGCCGCGCTCGCGAAGCTCAGCCAGAACGGTCCGGTCACCGACGCCACGAAGAAGGCCATCGAGGCCCAGCTCGGCGTGCCGACCGGCAACGTGTGGGACCAGTACGTCAGCTACCTGCACCAGGTCATCACCCTCGACTTCGGCACGAGCTACACGTTCTACCCGCAGCCCGTCGGCGACCTCGTGGCGAAGGCCCTGCCCTACACGCTCATCCTGGTCGGCGCCGTCACGATCCTGGCGTTCGTCCTCGGCACCCTGATCGGTGTCGCGGCGGCGTGGAAGCGCGGCACCTGGCTCGACTCGCTCCCCACCCTGTCCGGCAGCTTCATGTCCACGTTCCCGTACTTCTGGACCGCCCTGCTGCTGCTGTTCTTCCTCGGCTACGTGCTGCACTGGTTCCCGACCACGGGCGCCTACTCCGCCACGACGACGCCCGGTCTGAACGGCGCGTTCCTCGGCGACGCCCTGCAGCACGCCGTGCTGCCGGCCGTCACCATCCTGGTGACGAGCCTGGGCGGCTGGATCATCGGCATGCGCAACGCGATGATCAACACCCTCGGTGACGACTACGTGACCTTCGCCGAGGCCAACGGTCTGCGCGGACGCACCGTGGCCGTCCGGTACGCGGCGCGGAACGCGATCCTGCCGAACCTGACCGGCTTCGGTCTGGCGCTCGGCGGCGTGGTCGGCGGTTCGGTGCTGGTCGAGCAGGTGTTCGGCTACCCGGGCATCGGCTACCTGCTGTTCAACGCCGTGATCGGGCAGGACTACCCGCTCATGCAGGCCCTCTTCCTGATGATCACCGTGTCGGTGCTCATCGCCAACTTCATCGTGGACGTCATGTACGGCGTCCTGGACCCGAGGACGCGTCGATGA
- a CDS encoding ABC transporter permease, which yields MTNNATIAVRTQDTEEQAAPSKWRAAARQFGVVWSNGKARTGIVILGVFVLVAVFAPLLAPYGASQNGFARSADATPDHWMGTTAAGEDVLSQLVYGARISVFVGAVAGVLSTLVAVAIGLSWGYVRGWIAEVIGFIVNLFLVIPGLPLMIVIAAYLQNGGIAVIIAVIVVTGWAWGARVLRSQTQSLRGRDFVTAAQFSGDGATRIVFREILPNMTSLIVGSFFGAATSAILAEAGLEFLGLGDSSIVSWGTILYWAQNSNALLTGQWILLFAPGLCIALLAMSLTLINFGVDAVSNPRLREGARPRKEKRA from the coding sequence ATGACCAACAACGCAACCATCGCCGTGCGCACGCAGGACACGGAAGAACAAGCAGCGCCGTCCAAGTGGCGCGCCGCCGCCCGCCAGTTCGGCGTCGTCTGGTCGAACGGGAAAGCCCGGACCGGCATCGTCATCCTCGGCGTCTTCGTGCTCGTCGCGGTCTTCGCCCCGCTCCTGGCCCCGTACGGCGCCAGCCAGAACGGCTTCGCCCGGTCCGCCGACGCGACGCCCGACCACTGGATGGGCACCACCGCCGCCGGCGAGGACGTCCTGTCACAGCTCGTGTACGGCGCCCGCATCTCGGTCTTCGTCGGCGCGGTCGCGGGCGTCCTGTCCACGCTCGTCGCCGTCGCGATCGGCCTGAGCTGGGGCTACGTCCGCGGTTGGATCGCCGAGGTCATCGGGTTCATCGTGAACCTGTTCCTCGTCATCCCGGGTCTGCCCCTGATGATCGTCATCGCCGCGTACCTGCAGAACGGCGGCATCGCGGTGATCATCGCGGTCATCGTCGTGACCGGTTGGGCGTGGGGCGCTCGCGTCCTGCGCAGCCAGACGCAGTCCCTCCGAGGGCGCGACTTCGTCACCGCAGCCCAGTTCTCCGGTGACGGCGCGACCCGCATCGTGTTCCGCGAGATCCTGCCGAACATGACGTCCCTGATCGTCGGCAGCTTCTTCGGGGCCGCCACGAGCGCGATCCTCGCCGAGGCCGGCCTCGAGTTCCTCGGACTCGGCGACTCGTCGATCGTCAGCTGGGGCACGATCCTGTACTGGGCGCAGAACTCGAACGCGCTCCTCACCGGCCAGTGGATCCTGCTCTTCGCGCCCGGCCTCTGCATCGCGCTGCTCGCGATGAGCCTCACCCTGATCAACTTCGGCGTCGACGCCGTGTCCAACCCGCGGCTGCGCGAGGGCGCGCGGCCCCGTAAGGAGAAGCGCGCATGA
- a CDS encoding ABC transporter ATP-binding protein, translated as MSGSPGTHPTDGQEARDGAATRLPPSDTAGRPLRGRPEPAAGAQSDATRATQDVLLDVRDLSVVYESTGQEAVQAVDHVSFSLRKGEFVGLVGESGSGKSTLGYALTRLQKPPARTNGGSIVFDGHDIRDLDEEALRQQRQGGFAMVLQSGMNALNPVRTIRNHFIDVFRAHGHVPRDRWDARMQELVGKVKLPTSMLARFPGELSGGMRQRVSIALALSLEPQLMVFDEPTTALDVLVQHAVMDTIIELQRSEGFTAVLISHDLGIVLEATERVLVMHEGRIVEDGRSLEVLRDPQDDYTKMLLSHYADPRAEVVSLPGFPDRSQRSVSRQQTTSSFATVGSRERSAAKNPIVVDHLVKTYPAPRRGEQPVQAVRDVSFTLEPGQSLALVGQSGSGKSTIAKMLTGVEKPTTGTVRFGDADVGRLGRRGLKDLRSEVQMVFQDPYSALNPLHTVEYTLSRPIANYTDLRGRDARRRVLELLETVGLTPVEQFAQKLPHQLSGGQRQRVVIARALASDPQVIIADEPVSMLDVTLRAGVLALLEDLREQWGVSLLYITHDLLSARLITDDIMVLHDGAVVERGRTAEVLQHPQDDYTVALLDAVPNPRRTLLT; from the coding sequence ATGAGCGGCTCGCCAGGAACGCACCCCACAGACGGCCAGGAGGCACGGGACGGCGCCGCCACGCGCCTCCCCCCATCCGACACGGCCGGCCGCCCGCTTCGCGGCCGTCCGGAACCGGCGGCGGGGGCCCAGTCCGACGCCACGCGCGCCACGCAGGACGTCCTGCTCGACGTCCGCGACCTGTCGGTCGTCTACGAATCGACCGGCCAGGAGGCCGTCCAGGCGGTCGACCACGTGTCGTTCAGCCTGCGGAAGGGCGAGTTCGTCGGCCTGGTCGGCGAGTCCGGTTCCGGCAAGTCGACGCTCGGCTACGCGCTGACCCGGTTGCAGAAGCCGCCGGCGCGCACGAACGGCGGCAGCATCGTCTTCGACGGACACGACATCCGCGACCTCGACGAGGAAGCCCTGCGCCAGCAGCGGCAGGGCGGCTTCGCGATGGTGCTGCAGTCCGGCATGAACGCGCTCAACCCGGTGCGCACCATCCGGAACCACTTCATCGACGTCTTCAGGGCACACGGCCACGTGCCGCGCGACCGCTGGGACGCCCGGATGCAGGAGCTCGTCGGCAAGGTGAAGCTGCCGACGTCGATGCTCGCCCGGTTCCCCGGGGAGCTCTCCGGCGGCATGCGGCAGCGCGTCTCCATCGCCCTGGCGCTCTCGCTCGAGCCGCAGCTCATGGTGTTCGACGAGCCGACGACGGCGCTCGACGTCCTCGTGCAGCACGCCGTGATGGACACGATCATCGAGCTGCAGCGGTCCGAGGGCTTCACCGCCGTCCTCATCAGCCACGACCTCGGCATCGTCCTCGAGGCCACCGAACGCGTCCTCGTCATGCACGAGGGCCGCATCGTCGAGGACGGCCGCTCGCTCGAGGTCCTGCGCGACCCGCAGGACGACTACACGAAGATGCTGCTGTCGCACTACGCGGACCCGCGCGCCGAGGTCGTCTCGCTGCCCGGGTTCCCCGACCGATCGCAGCGCTCGGTCTCGCGTCAGCAGACGACCTCGTCGTTCGCCACCGTCGGCTCCCGTGAACGATCCGCCGCGAAGAACCCGATCGTCGTCGACCACCTCGTGAAGACCTACCCGGCTCCGCGTCGCGGGGAGCAGCCGGTGCAGGCCGTGCGGGACGTGTCGTTCACCCTCGAACCCGGGCAGTCGCTGGCGCTCGTCGGTCAGTCCGGCTCCGGCAAGTCGACGATCGCGAAGATGCTCACCGGCGTCGAGAAGCCGACGACCGGCACGGTCCGCTTCGGCGACGCCGATGTCGGCCGCCTGGGTCGGCGTGGCCTGAAGGACCTGCGGTCCGAGGTGCAGATGGTCTTCCAGGACCCGTACTCGGCGCTCAACCCGCTGCACACGGTCGAGTACACGCTGTCCCGGCCGATCGCGAACTACACGGACCTGCGCGGGCGGGACGCCCGCAGGCGTGTGCTCGAGCTGCTCGAGACCGTGGGCCTGACCCCCGTGGAGCAGTTCGCGCAGAAGCTCCCGCACCAGCTCTCCGGCGGGCAGCGGCAGCGCGTCGTCATCGCCCGCGCGCTCGCGAGCGACCCGCAGGTGATCATCGCCGACGAGCCGGTCTCGATGCTCGACGTCACCCTGCGTGCCGGGGTGCTCGCCCTGCTCGAGGACCTGCGCGAGCAGTGGGGCGTCTCGCTCCTCTACATCACGCACGACCTGCTCAGTGCACGCCTCATCACGGACGACATCATGGTGCTGCACGACGGCGCGGTCGTCGAACGCGGCCGCACCGCCGAGGTGCTGCAGCACCCGCAGGACGACTACACGGTGGCACTCCTGGACGCCGTGCCGAACCCGCGGCGGACACTGCTGACATGA
- a CDS encoding alpha/beta fold hydrolase — translation MNFPTVPPFGHLPTPDHVDVVGIDLPVGRLTAYRVVPDGPSKGTVLIVPGYTGSKEDWRTFMPLLRDAGWTAVAISRRGQADSAAPPSPSDHSLDQEAADVVRVAALLDDGAPVHLIGHSLGGVIARTAAIASPSSFRDVVQFCSGPYGWPYRKVTELTILHDTGGNLRQLFDSTNPLWASRPDDELPDDVRMVRDRFDATSPLSVIAGGHILEDHTDSSAELRATGLPVLVAHGEWDNAWPIPWQRRMAEDTGAAYEVIPTSYHGPHVENPAATLEVFDRFLSAH, via the coding sequence ATGAACTTCCCCACCGTGCCGCCCTTCGGGCACCTCCCCACCCCGGACCACGTCGACGTCGTCGGCATCGACCTGCCCGTCGGTCGGCTCACCGCCTACCGCGTGGTGCCTGACGGGCCGTCGAAGGGCACCGTCCTGATCGTCCCCGGGTACACCGGCTCGAAGGAGGACTGGCGCACCTTCATGCCGCTCCTCCGCGACGCCGGCTGGACCGCGGTGGCGATCAGCCGTCGCGGGCAGGCGGACTCGGCAGCGCCGCCCTCGCCGTCGGACCACTCCCTCGACCAGGAGGCCGCCGACGTCGTCCGGGTCGCCGCCCTGCTCGACGACGGCGCCCCGGTGCACCTCATCGGCCACTCGCTCGGCGGGGTCATCGCCCGCACCGCCGCGATCGCCTCGCCGTCGTCGTTCCGCGACGTCGTGCAGTTCTGCTCCGGACCGTACGGCTGGCCCTACCGCAAGGTGACCGAGCTGACGATCCTGCACGACACCGGCGGGAACCTCCGCCAGCTGTTCGACTCGACGAACCCGCTCTGGGCCTCCCGCCCCGACGACGAGCTGCCGGACGACGTCCGGATGGTCCGCGACCGCTTCGACGCGACCAGCCCGCTCAGCGTCATCGCCGGCGGACACATCCTCGAGGACCACACCGACTCGTCGGCCGAGCTCCGCGCGACCGGGCTGCCCGTGCTCGTTGCCCACGGCGAGTGGGACAACGCCTGGCCGATCCCGTGGCAGCGCCGGATGGCGGAGGACACCGGGGCGGCCTACGAGGTCATCCCGACCAGCTACCACGGCCCCCACGTCGAGAACCCCGCGGCGACGCTCGAGGTCTTCGACCGCTTCCTGTCGGCGCACTGA